In Dermacentor albipictus isolate Rhodes 1998 colony chromosome 6, USDA_Dalb.pri_finalv2, whole genome shotgun sequence, the following proteins share a genomic window:
- the LOC139061194 gene encoding piggyBac transposable element-derived protein 4-like, producing MASSSDATAPRGKRSARKYSSPAPDFSDEDSSFESEDDSTSASSSDGDDVSSQPGTSAAAHRVRTSLGQDVLPPAVKKLQFTPTRPPGAHLGPALRSSARRFTTARDFFLLFFTAEVINTICKNTNKYAWMHILELPSYAERDGSWKEVTPDELVKFIGLLIYMGIVNVPRIHLYWNTSRLFSGLLPRNVMPRRRFSALLRFLSVTDPEATTVATHGRLHRVLWLLQHVNTTSAELFQPARNLSVDERMVKSKGRSGIRQYMRDKIVKWGYKLWVLADSQTGYSVQFYVYAGKRETASASGLAFDVVTQLCDKYLNQGYVIYMDNFYTSASLFAHLLNRKTLACGTTRKDRRCFPSELKDVSWEKKAKRGDVRWLRRNNILYLQWKDRKVVHMMSTAHTANRHVTATRKERRGGVWTIIPIEKPVLIDDYNSGMLGVDKSDQLIASYNVLMKCVRWWKTLFFHCIDMAVVNSFILFQEHRQQHLPTPELQRSAHFDQLSFRMELTQQLLELDDEEVPRVHPVPKEVPHHPQKMPKRRNCRMCYQERKIEQKTNVFCENCEVHLCLTKTRNCFTAWHER from the exons atggcgtcgtcgtcggacgcaactgcgccgcgcggaaagcgttctgctcgaaagtattcttcacccgcacctgattttagtgacgaggattcgagcttcgagtccgaagatgacagtacttctgcttcaagctctgacggcgacgatgtttcgagtcagcccgggacatccgcagctgctcaccg ggtccgtacgtcgctaggccaggatgtgctgccaccggctgtgaagaaacttcagttcacgccaacaaggccgcccggagcacatctcggcccagcacttcggagcagcgcaagacgctttacaacggcgcgcgattttttcctcctgttcttcaccgcagaagtaataaatactatctgcaagaacacgaataaatatgcttggatgcatattttggagcTTCCAAGCTATGCTGAAAGAGATGGGTCGTGGAAGGAAGTGACTCCCGACGAACTAGTGAAGTTCATTGGACTGCTCATTTATATGGGCATTGTGAACGTGCCACGCATCCACCTTTACTGGAATACCAGTAGGCTTTTTTCAGGGCTTCTTCCTCGGAACGTTATGCCAAGGAGACGGTTTTCTGCACTTCTGCGCTTCCTAAGTGTCACTGATCCGGAGGCGACTACTGTAGCTACGCACGGCAGGCTGCACCGCGTATTGTGGCTTCTGCAACACGTGAACACTACATCAGCAGAACTTTTTCAACCTGCGCGGAACCTCTCTGTGGATGAAAGAATGGTCAAATCGAAAGGAAGATCGGGTATTCGGCAATACATGCGGGACAAAATTGTAAAGTGGGGATATAAATTGTGGGTGCTTGCTGATTCGCAGACTGGCTATTCCGTTCAATTTTATGTGTACGCAGGCAAACGGGAAACAGCTAGTGCAAGTGGACTAGCATTTGATGTGGTGACACAACTGTGCGATAAATACCTCAATCAAGGATATGTTATCTACATGGACAACTTTTACACATCTGCGTCTCTCTTTGCTCACCTGCTAAATCGCAAAACCCTTGCTTGTGGCACGACACGTAAAGATCGTCGGTGCTTCCCATCTGAATTGAAGGACGTGTCATGGGAGAAAAAGGCAAAGAGAGGTGATGTTCGGTGGCTCCGACGGAACAACATCCTGTATTTGCAATGGAAGGACAGGAAGGTTGTTCACATGATGTCAACAGCGCACACTGCCAACAGGCATGTTACAGCCACAAGGAAAGAGAGAAGAGGTGGCGTGTGGACTATCATCCCAATCGAAAAGCCGGTGCTGATTGACGACTATAATTCCGGGATGCTTGGAGTTGATAAGTCCgatcagctgattgcatcctataacgttttgatgaagtgcgtgaggtggtggaagacgctcttctttcattgtattgacatggctgttgtgaatagcttcattctttttcaagagcaccgccagcaacaCCTCCCAACACCGGAATTGCAGAGGAGCGCCCACTTCGACCAACTTTCTTTTCGGATGGAGCTCACCCAACAGCTGCTCGAGCTTGATGATGAAGAGGTTCCCAGAGTACATCCTGTCCCAAAAGAAGTGCCGCACCATCCGcaaaagatgccgaaaaggcgaaactgcaggatgtgctatcaggaacgcaaaatcgaacaaaagacaaacgttttctgcgaaaactgcgaagtgcacctgtgcctcacgaaaacgcgcaactgcttcaccgcatggcacgagcgctga